The window TTGAAGATCAGCACGAAACCCAGCGCCACAAGCGCATACATCACTCCGGCCATCAGACCGTTCAGTACCACTTCGATCGTGTAGAGGGCCTGTGCGCTCAACTGTCAGTCCTCCGCTCTCAACTCGTTGACGGACAGATGCAGCCTGCCGATCTTGGTGTCGGAGAACAGGATCACCTCGATCGGGGCCTCGCGCCAGTCACTGCTCTCCAGCCGCAATATGAGCCGTTCCTCCTCGCCGCGTCGTTCCGTTTCGGCGTACCGGCCGTCAGCCACCATTTTTTCCAGCTTCGCCAGCACGACGTCGCGCACCACTTCCCGGCGTCGAAGACCCGGATCATAAATGCCGACACTGCAGCGCAGATATTCGCTGCTGGTATCACGGGCGAGAAAGAACAGGTCGTCCTGCGTCTGCCACGCTAGGGAGGTGTTGGTCAGGCCCGGCACCAGCGCCACGACAGCCGCCGACAACTTCATGCCATCCTTCACCGGCGTGGTGTTCTGCTCCTGCGGACCGATGCAACGCTCCTGAGCGAAGCCCCAGAACGCCTCGGCCTGTTCCGCATCGTCGGCCATAGCCACAGGCGCCTGCAGCATCATCATCGCGATGGCCATGGCGCATCCCGCGGCCCGTCTGCGGGTGACGCGAAGTGCTACCTTCACGTCACTCATGGGGAACCCCGAGATATGCATCGATTACCGCCTGGTCCCTGCGCACCTCTTCCGGGGTCCCGTCGCCAATCTTCCGGCCATAGTCCAACACCACGACCCGGTCAGAAATATCCATCACCACGCCCATATCATGCTCTATCAATGCAATCGTCGTCCCGAACTCATCGTTCACATCCAGAATGAAGCGGCTCATGTCTTCCTTCTCTTCCACATTCATTCCTGCCATCGGCTCATCAAGCAACAGGAGTTTCGGCTCCGCCGCCAGTGCCCGGCCCAGTTCCACCCTTTTTTGCAAGCCGTAGGGCAGGCGGCCCACCGGCGTCTTGCGAATTGCCTGGATTTCGAGAAAGTCGATGATCCTCTCCACGACCTCGCGGTTGGCCACTTCCTCCCTCTCCGCCGGCCCGGCCCAGATCGCCTGCTGCCACCACGGTGCCTTCATCTTGGTGAACCGTCCGGTCATGATGTTGTCGAGCGTGCTCATGCCGCGAAACAGCGCGATGTTCTGGAACGTCCGCGCGATCCCCTGATGCGCGATGGCATGCGGCTTCATCGGCCCGCGCTTCTCGCCGCGAAACCAGATCTCGCCCTCCTGCGGATGATAGAACCCGTTGATCACGTTAAGCATCGAGGATTTGCCGGCCCCGTTCGGCCCGATGATCGCCCGGATCTCCCCCTCTCGGATATCGAACGAGATATCCTTGATCGCCACCACCCCGCCGAAGCGCAGCGTGATGTTGCGCATCTCCATCAGCACCCCGCCGATGGTCCGCCCGTCCGGTGTGGTGAAAGATCCGCCGTCCATCAGTCGATCCTTATGCAGCGAAAATAGCCGAACCTAGGAGCAAGATTCACACATGCGATAATTCCCAAGATCCAGCCGGCTCCCACTGAGCCCGCGCCAAATATCACGCCCAGCCATCCATGCAAAAAAAGACCGATACCAAGGGACAAAAAACTCTTGTCGTCATTTAGACTTGGATGCTCCCAACGACCTGCCAAGTAACACACAGCGCCAGCGCCGAAAACAGCCGGCCACGCAAACGAATGGACTTGTCCATCTGGCGCAACAAATGGCCACAGTGATCCCAATAGCGTAAGCGATACAATGCAAAATAATACTTGCGATTTTTCGATCGTCATCGCTTCATTTCTCCGCACTGCATTGGTGAAATTCACCAATTTCCGCGGGATGGCGGGTGGGGCGATGCGCGCCAGCGCGAGCGTCACCGGCCATCACGCCACCAGCCCCTGCACGACGGGGCGCACCACCAGCCCCACGAACTCGATCGACATCAGCAGGAAATAGATGCGCACGGGCCGCAGGTCGAACTCGTCGTTCAGTTCGTTATATCCCACCAGCGCCCAGCGGATGCCCACCTGATAGCGGCGGGGTGTCATCCGATTGTTGTCCATCCACACGAGCAGGCGAAAGCCGACATAGAAGGCGAAATAAATCGAAACCAGCACCGATAGCGTCATCGGGTGGTAGTCCGCCAACACCAGCCAGCCGACGCAAACCAATGTGAACAACACCAGCGCCAACCGGCGCAAGGCACGGCTGCCCAGCAGCGCCCCCAGCAGGTTCAGATCATGATGGGAAGTCATTCTGCCGCAATCCTTTTCCCGTCACTGACAATATGTGCTGGCCGTATCTCCAGCGTCGCCCTGATGGAGCCCTTCCGCCCGTCTTCATAGGTCACTTCCGTTTCGGTAGAGACACTCTCGGATCCATCGTACAGCGCCGTGATCAGATCGCCATACTTCTCTTCGATGATCCGGCGGCGCACTTTCCGCGTGCGCGTCAGTTCCCCGTCGTCGGCATCCAGTTCCTTGTGCAAGACGAGGAACCGGTGAATTTGGCAGCCAGAAAGCATTTCGTCCTCGGCCACGCTCTCGTTCACCGCCGCAACATGCTCGGCGATACTGGCCAGCACCTGCGGATGCCCAGCCAGTTCCTGGTAGCTGCCATACGCGATATTGTTCCGCTCCGCCCAGTTGCCCACCGCCAGCAAGTCTATATTGATAAAGGCGGTGCAAAATTCGCGGCCCGCACCGAAGACGACCGCTTCCAGTATGTCGGCATAAAACTTGAGTTTGTTCTCGACGTATTTTGGCGCGAACAATCGGCCGTCCGCCATCTTGCCCACATCCTTCGCACGGTCGATGATCCGCAGGTGCCCGGTTTCCGGCTCAATGAAGCCTGCGTCGCCTGTCGCCACCCAGCCTTCGGCGTCCTTGGTGGAGGCGGTGCTTTCGGGATTCTTGTAATACTCAACGAATGTCCCTGGCGAGCGGTAGAAAACTTCACCACTTTCGCCGATCCTGATCTCAACGCCCGGCGACTGGACGCCCACGGTATCGGCGCGCACCTCGCCATCCGGTTGCTGCGTGATGAAAACGCTGGCCTCCGTCTGGCCGTATAGTTGTTTGAGATTGATCCCGAGTGAGCGGTAGAAGTCGAAGATCTCCGGCCCGATCGCCTCCCCTGCCGTATAGCCGACCCGCACCCGGCTCAGCCCCAGCGTATTTTTCAGCGGCCCATAGATCAGGAAGTCGCCAATCCGGTACCACAGTCGCTTGCCACCGCTCACCGCCTTGCCGTCGAGCAACTTGGGTCCCCACT of the Algicella marina genome contains:
- a CDS encoding ABC transporter ATP-binding protein, which codes for MDGGSFTTPDGRTIGGVLMEMRNITLRFGGVVAIKDISFDIREGEIRAIIGPNGAGKSSMLNVINGFYHPQEGEIWFRGEKRGPMKPHAIAHQGIARTFQNIALFRGMSTLDNIMTGRFTKMKAPWWQQAIWAGPAEREEVANREVVERIIDFLEIQAIRKTPVGRLPYGLQKRVELGRALAAEPKLLLLDEPMAGMNVEEKEDMSRFILDVNDEFGTTIALIEHDMGVVMDISDRVVVLDYGRKIGDGTPEEVRRDQAVIDAYLGVPHE
- a CDS encoding AMP-binding protein, which translates into the protein MDRSEERLDTFPRLLARNAEKRGGSPAYRVKEYGIWRSWTWNEAQTLTRDFAMGLVSLGIGPGDHVALIGRNRPELYMAMISVQMAGGIPVPVYQDSVAEEMAYVLEHCGAVLAIAEDQEQVDKVAEIAGRLPELRSVIYREPRGMRRYDHATMKSYADVVALGQTDGDPAELDRRIDAAGPDTTCVMLYTSGTTGRPKGVVLSNRNIISTSEASSEFDHLRESDSVLAYLPMAWVGDFIFSMGQALWTGFCVACPESEETMQADLREIGPTYFFAPPRFFEGLLTRVTIRMEDASRLKQRMYRHFMGFAREWGPKLLDGKAVSGGKRLWYRIGDFLIYGPLKNTLGLSRVRVGYTAGEAIGPEIFDFYRSLGINLKQLYGQTEASVFITQQPDGEVRADTVGVQSPGVEIRIGESGEVFYRSPGTFVEYYKNPESTASTKDAEGWVATGDAGFIEPETGHLRIIDRAKDVGKMADGRLFAPKYVENKLKFYADILEAVVFGAGREFCTAFINIDLLAVGNWAERNNIAYGSYQELAGHPQVLASIAEHVAAVNESVAEDEMLSGCQIHRFLVLHKELDADDGELTRTRKVRRRIIEEKYGDLITALYDGSESVSTETEVTYEDGRKGSIRATLEIRPAHIVSDGKRIAAE